TTCTTagtttttctgtttcttctttggaaaATTCCTCCAATACAGCTACATCAGGCCACATTTTATCTAAATtttcatcctcatcttcgAGGACAAGGCACACATCATCTAAAGATGAATTATTGGAAGATCTCCTTGATGACGGCCTTGAGTTAtattcatcttcatcttcatcttccaTGTCACTTTGGAAAACATCAGTACTTCTAGTAGATGTGGAGTATGAAGCAGAACTTGATGGATAGCTCCGACGACTATGTCTGTCATCCTGATgacctttctttttatgtGTACCTTTGTGTTTGACATGACGCATAAGTTCATCAACATCGATGACCACATCATTTCCATTAGGTATTAAAGTATCCCTTCTATGCAAAGGTGACTTACGAAATCCATTGATTACAGGTGGGGTACCCGTACTGGACAAATATGGGTCATAGTTTCTTGTATTATACGAAGCCGCTAACCGGGCCTTCAAATCTTCTGGATAATCCGCTCCAGGGTCAATACGGCCGCCTGTTCTACTCAATCTGGGTTTCAGAACATCCGCGTTCATACTAAATGCGCGttgcttctttttttgttcagaTTTGTCATTTTTCTCTGTCTTTTTAGGTCTATTCTTTTTAGCAAATGTTAGAGGTCTAGTTTCTaatatactattttttctGTGATCGAGATAAGAACCTCTGCCCCCTCTCCCATTTGTCACAGATATATTGTGTTGAGCGCTGTTAACTTTAGTTTTCCATTCAGTTTCGGCATTGACTGCATGCTCCAAAGCATCAGTATTATCCGTGTTGTCAATATTTTCCTCTCTTTCAGCAGCACCATGATTTTCgtcctcttcttcttcctctgtTTGTCTTATACCTACTTCATATTGAGTTTCCGCCTCATGAAGTATTCCTAAGGAGTCAgtattatcaaaatcattGGAGAAGGATGAACCCATTGGCATACTTGAGTCAGATATTCTGTGCTTCATGGGTTTGGGTCTTCTAGGAATAGGCTGACTATCAGAATTACTAGCGTCTACCGAATTGGTTTCCTGGTTTTGTAGTAGCTGCGGGATACTAGTCAAAGGACTAGGTGACGATGATTCGTTATTCATCTTTTCTTACTATTTCGATTGTACTCTCGTAGACAGGGGTCTAGCTTTGCACCATAAGCTGTTTGTATTTCCTAGAGATCAGCAGTCTCTCTCCTAATATACACTATTTTCTGACCAAGCTATCGTTCTTAGtataattttgaagagaTCAATTATTCGGAGTCAAGTACTGTTTATTTCTAAAAAGGGCTATTTGGAATTAACTGTTCTGAGCAGGTGAATTGTAGAAAGCGGTAAAGATCAGATGACAGCCCGCAAACGTCTATGCTAAATACATGTACCAGCCAGTACTACTTTAAAGACAAGAGACAATGAAAAGACGCCAATAGAGCTGCTACATGATGACTTAAATTTGACCCTCATCGCAACACTCGTGTGAGTCCCAGTAATTGCTAATATCTGAGAAAGAGTTTATGTTCGTTAGCAGTGCTATATATAAGAGATGTCCTAACCTAATTGCAAGAACCATAAGGCATACAAATGAGCAATGAATATGCTGTATTATTATAAGCGTATGCTAATTGCTTACTAGTCTCTACCATATGTGTCAATCTCGCTGTATAAGCGTTTCACATGAGAAGTATAGCATAAAGACTATTTTGATGTTCGTGTATTCTGTTGCGGATGTTGTACTTCTCATGAAATGGTAATTACAATGGTAATTGGTATTGTCATGAGCCTATTTGATTCCAATGACTTCGAGATTTTAGATAGCATGAAGTAGATGCGTCATGCAGTTGGATATATTTCAACAATGACGTTTGGTTTATCACTGGGGCTGCCCTTTCACGTGTGGCTGAACGGAACGGAAGACGTTTCAAGGGTTTGGACTTCACAATCTGATCTCTTCCCTTCCACTCCCTATGCGATCGAGCAAAGAAGGTCGACTTTGCCTTTGTTTCTAAAAGTAACCTCATCACATTTTAAAGGGTTTTCCGTTCGTTTCGAGTACTTTGATTGCAgaaattttaatataattttatAAGTTTGGTAAGGGATGGGAccttcttatttttttagtttcttGAACGTTATATATCTTGTGAttgtattttgtatttctgtTTCAATTATTCAGAGTCTGTATAGCATATTAAGAACACAAGAACAAACGATATTACCCAAAGCATGAGTATCTATTTTTCTACATTATTTGTCATACTGACAGTCGAGATGGCGATCCTGTTTGTGCTAGTGTTGCCACTGCCTCACAGGATCAGAAAGATGTTGTACAAGACTTACTTCCAGCTGACCTCAAATGCGCAGTTCAAGACTGTTCTATATATCTTTGCCGGTATCATTGGGCTATTATTCATTGACTCCTGGAAAAGAGCTAACATTCCAGTTACGTTGTACCACCACGCCAAGAGTGACGATGCTGAGTTGAATACATCCACACAAGTACTTGCAACAAGGGCTTTTAACCAGAGAAACGTTTACATATCAGGATTCATCCTATATTTCTTAATTGGCATTCCTACTGTGCTAAGTATCGTTAGAAGATTGGTCAAATACCAGGACCACTTAAATGACAAGGCTAAAGAGGAAGGTAAGAAAGGTGAAACAAAAACTGTTAAGGACGTTAAGAAGGGTAAGAGCGACAAAGTGGAACCATCCATTAGAGAATTGGAAGAGACTTTGCATGAAAAGACCGTTTCTTTAGAAGGTTTGCAAACTCAAGTGGAAAACTTGGAAAAGTATTACGATGAGATGAACAAGCCATTACCAAGCAAAGAAGTACCAGAGTCGGAGAAGAAAGTACagtaaataataacaatatgCATTAAATACACGAAATCTTgtatttatcaaatttattattactttACTGCTCTCTTAAGTAATTTAACTGAATTTATCTCGTAATTGATTAATGTATCAATAACTTGATATACATTGGAATTATTGTaattcttatttttttttctttagtttctattttatatattttggtaatatAGGCCTATCATGAACACGCGGAAATATAGAAAATCTTTGAAGTTAcgaatattattttgtttttatattgggaaagataaataaaattacaCTTTTAGCATAGTTATATTGTGCTCAATGGCAGAAATAACACTAATGGTACCAGACTATATATTTCTATGCTTCTTGTAGATTTTTCTGATACCActgttttcttcattgttgTAATGTGCAACAACCGCGGCGCCTGCACCCAAAGCTCCTACAACAAGAAATGGAATGGATAGCCATGGATTGCCATTATTGTTTCTTGCTGTTGAAGCATAGCGTCTTCCCATAGTAGCAGCTCTAGTCACAGTTCTGGCGTACATTATTTgatgttttgttttttatctaataatctaaatattttattttaatttatcCTATGAGGAGGTAAGAGAATATAAGATAAACAATAAGCAATACATGAAAGAACcgataaaaaaaataactgaAAATCAACTGGATGTAGATGGAGATTTTATGGGTAtttatacattttttttttctgtgaagaggcaataaatatattgttaGTTCACATAAACCTCTCACAGTAATGACAAGTAAAATTACCAGCAAATAAGATAGAAGATACAGCCTGTGGTTTACTTAAACAAGTATAAGATACAGAAGCTGAACATCTCACCAAAATTTGTCCTTGTCTTATAGGATAACTACGATTATTGCTTAGTACacttttctaattttaGGGATATACGCTTTAAGCAATCGCTACATCCTGGTTTGCCATTCATGTGCGAGTGCCTAATAGATATATGCCCTTTATTTAAAGCTGAGAGGGTACGAAGGACCACTTCTATCATAGAACATAAGACAATCAGGGATATATTCATGCTACACACTTAATGTACAACATGGCAGCATTAGCTTCCATTGTAGTATTCCTGCTTATCCATCAGGATTCATCGGTTTTAGACAAAGGATcaagaattaaaaattattggATGAATAagttttcaaaagaaattaatgCAGGAGAAGTGGTTAGAACAATGAGGAACGTTGAGGGGGTTACTTAACGCGAGCATCTATTGTCAAGGACAGACACAGACAATGTTGGTAGTCTAGAACAGAAGCCTCCCCAGAAACTAACTGTCATTATGAGTTTTACACTTTCTTTCCATTGtcttatcaaaaaaatccTCAATGAGCTTCACTCCCTTTGTTATTTGATACAGTAAATAGTATATTCCTACAATATACGGATCGAGTGTGGGGCAGGCAGAGCATGGTGTAAATAAAGAATGTACAGAGCGAAGACACTCCTTAACAGTGTAAGTGCAACATTACACTTTTAGGAATGAGTGAAACAAAATAAGGGTTGCTCTGTTGAACAACGAAGGATAAATGGTGCATCCTACGATTTTGCTGGTTATTGCAGTCAACAACACTGATACCAATTGGAGACAGCCCTACCATCATAGAACCATTAGCTGGCAGCCCAAAAGGATTTGCAAGAGAGCAGATTAGGGacatttcttcttttatcATTCGTCTTTTGTCTCTCTGCCAATCTTCCATCGCTCGCCCTTTATTTTCTTATGTCAGTAACATTGTCAACATTTGTCTAAATgttcttttcatcattttggTAAATTATGATTGGCTCAAGACTTGCTATTATACTGATTCGAAGACCATGTCTTGTTAATGGTAATATTATTCCCGTCTGTTcataatttattttcagCATTTATCAGTGCCAGACGATAACAGGGATTGATTAGTTGTGATGAgctatatttttaaatgtATCTTGTAGCAGCTTGAACGCTATGCCGAAAAAGTGTAACTTGGACATAGATAAATATGACATCGACTTAAGGGTTTAGCATATATTGCTTATAGTATATAGTATCTTTTACCCTATAACAGAATCCACGTCAATAGAGGATGTATCGAGACTTGTGATAATGTGGTTGgctgttttttttgtaaatgCAATGCTTGAACTAGATGCCACTTGCTCTACTTTATATGTTTATGTATAAAATATGAAGTtgggaaataaaaaatgaatattaTCGATTCTTATAGTCTGTATTGAAGTTTTGAAGATTCATCTTGTAATATTCCGATCTCTGCTATATACTTTTCATTGAAGGAACTATGTACAGTTTTTAATGAAGGCTCACATGTATGTGTGTCTGCAACTTTATCAAACAATTCCAAGAATAATCAGACCAACCATAAATGTAGagaataatataaatgaaaattaaaTCAGGAAAAAACTGATTTGTGTCcatttatttaatttacTCGTAGATCCAGGCTAAGTTAGATGGCTTCCATTCAACAAGTTCTTCCTTCTTGAACCAGATACCAATTTCACGGTTAGCACTTTCGACAGAGTCACTACCGTGGCAGACGTTTCTACCTAGGTCAATACCGAAGTCACCTCTGATAGTACCTGGAGCAGACTGGGTTGGGTTGGTGGCACCCAACATAGCTCTACCTTGTTTGACAGCATCTTTACCTTCCCAGACAGTGGCTAAGATTGGACCAGAGCTCATGAAAGCGGTCATTGGACCAAAGAATGGCTTACCGATGTGTTCGGCATAGTGTTGTTCCAACAACTTTTGATCAGCTTGAATAAGCTTGATACCAACCAACTTGTAACCTCTGGTTTCGAATCTACCTAGAATCTTACCAATTAGACCTCTTTGGACACCATCTGGCTTGATAGCAATGAAAGTTCTCTCGTTGTTGGACATTTTCTCtataatttcttgaaatttgtTTGAATAGCTACTTCGGTTGTACAGTAAGTATATAAGACTAAAAAATTACTTATACAACTTACAAgatatcaagaaaaaattcaattggGCAATATTTGGATGAGCTATATATACATGTTGATAAATCAGGAGACGGGAACACAAGGATTCCTCGATGAGATTTTTGTTGTGCTTACCATAGCTATTGAGGACAAGGGATGTCCTCCCCGGACATCGGGATTCTGAAGGGTGTCACTGTTAATTCAATGAAAGATAGAACGTTAGACAGTAGAAATACGCAATTGAACATGTCTTGCCCGAGGGAAGTGAGCTCTAATTGGTCCGTGCGAGCTATTCTTGCCAATTCAGGCTCACCAAAGAAATGTCAGGAACAGCTGTCTATTGACACGAAGTTTAGGGTTCTTTAGTTATACAGTTCTACAACTCTGCGACATGCATCTTGTGGGTAGAAGATTATTCCGTGCATTGGCGCACAAAATGTAGTCTTTGAGTGCAATAGATATCCTCCTACTCCTATGCTACAAACAAATATgtacaatataataattttattcACTCACTACTTAATGTATTCAATACTACAGTAATAACCCCACCACCATTAACATATAACCCTTTGCTCGTATCATAcgatattttattattatagtTAAGGCAGGAAATTTCAATCAGGGCTGACAGTACTTACCATTTGCCTCCTTAGCTTAGTGGTAGAGCGTTGCACTTGTAATGCAAAGGTCGCTAGTTCAATTCTGGCAGGTGGCAAATTTTTTCTCGTGCTGGcgattcttttttttcaaaatttgtcATTCTCCATGAATGGTATATCTCTGTAGGCTGAACTATGAAGGAAAAAGGAGTGAAAGAATCTCGACAAAAGTTACATCAATTCGGGAGAATAAGGAGGATCAATAGCCTAATCTCTATCATTCCTTCATCGCAGGGTAcgttattattattgaaattctAGGGACGGAGTGAGAGTAAGAGGGAACGCAAGTGCCTTTTAGCAGACTCGTTTTCGTGTTCGTCGACTCCCAATTTCTGTAACTTTTTCTCCCTTCATCGTTAAAGTTCAATACTTGGTGAACCTGTAAAATAAACATTTTTAGGCTATACTAATAGTCCATAGATTTGAATTGTGATATTTTGATTGCCTACATTCAGAGGAGGAAAACGATACACAGATTTGaagtttctattttttttcataaaCTACAATTGGACGCAACTGAATTGATTGCTCTTGCTTATTTGTGCTTTTATTGAAGTGGTCTAATAGTTTTACGAGTTTCGGAATCACACTCCCAGCaaatataacaataatataatatgaTTTTGAACATACTTTCAGTAATAGGTACTGTATTCGGGTTCTGTTTCCTCACGCTGTCCATTGCGTCAGGGTTATATTACATCAGTGAGCTAGTGGAAGAGCATAGCGAGCCCACCAAAAGATTCCTATACAAAGCCATCTACGTTATCATCGGCATACTCGCCACGTGTTGGTTGCTAGATGGACTATCCTTCAAGTTGACCCTGTTATCCATTGTATCACATCTGGTTTACAGGGAGAATTTGAAGAGATTCCCAGTGATATCTTTAACAAGTGTGTCATTCATCGCGTCATGTGTGCTAGTGGTGTTGAACCACTTTCTGTGGTTCAGATATTTCAGCAAGGTGGAGATACCCCCTCAATTCAAGTTCGACCCCACATACATCCCACAACGTCGTGCTACTTTCGCTGAAGTGGCCTCgttcttctgtttctgcGTGTGGTTTGTCCCATTCTCCTTGTTTGTCTCGTTGTCAGCTGGCGATTATTTACTTGCACAATCATCTAGTGACGCAGCGGTGCTAAAACTGCGCGGTGTTAGTGGAGAAGGTACACACAGCACGCACAGCACCCGCAACCGGAACGTCGGCCTCGTCCGCGTGGTGATCAACTCTATCCGTGGCCACATAAACACATGGCTGCAAGTTTTCGGGTACAGACGCCCCACTGAACCCCTTCTATAGCAATAAGCAGagaatatagaaaatataGATTACACAATCTGGGTTTGTACATAATAGATAAACTTCGCATTGACATATTTCGCTCACATGGTTCTTGATAAGGGGGCTTTTTAGTGAGTACCTTTAATAAAGGCAAACCGATAAGAGTTTGAGGAAAACAGATTTACCTTTTTTATCTTATTTTACTTAGAAGAGGTAAAGTATAACACCGCTTATCCTATTCCTTACCATTCAAAAGGAAACGAGGAGCCTTTTCTTAAGAGTGTGACCAAGAATGCAAGATCTAGAGCTACATTCAATTGAATTGAACATGCTTCAATTAAAGGCACAGCAACACCGACCCGCTTAGACAGAAGTGTTTGTAGGGAATGGAATATAATGCCGAATGTAACACCGACAACGCTTTTAACACCGTCGTAGAAAACACTGCAGAAAATTTAAGAGCTTCACGCAATAATATCGGTGCGTGAACGGATCCTACCGCACTTGGGATTGTAAATTACATAAGGGCACCGATACACTCAGCAGCACACGCACAACACACTGCACAACACTCAGCAGCACACGCACAACACACTGCACAACACACTGCACAACAAACGCATATCACGTATAACCCCTTCCATAACACCGACTACGCGTAGCAACACAGAAACAACTGCACCTTgctatttcattttctctCTATCTTATCTCAACCGTAAAGGATTTACACATAGTTCCCCTCACTCTGCCTCCCCACCCCCCTTCCCCCTGGACGCCCCTATACTATACACATTGCCACCGAGGAAGCGTACCTTAACTACTCCTATACTTGCGAGTCTGGCTTCCCAGCTTCCCCATTCTACTCCTCCTCCACCCCCTTCCTTTTCCCCTTTCCCCTTTTCAAATCACAGCCTACGTCATACACTTTAAGGTACCCTTCACGGTACTACCCTTTTCTGACTTGCCACCCCCCCCTTTTCATCTGGCACAGAGTAACTCGCACAAGACCCACGATAAGCACACTGTGAACTCTGTGAAGATATCTCTCCCCTGCAGCACAGTCTACACATCTAAGCAATACCTCTATCACACCGACCAACGGTGTTATGATATCGTACCGTGTGTGTGGGACCAAGCTATCCTCTCTACAAAGACTTCTGTGAGCAACTAGGAAAGCCAGTTTTCCCTTTTGCGTGTCTACAAAGCTTCTAGCAAGTGCAACAAGTGCAACAAGTGCAAGAAGTGCAAGTCCAACACCGTTAACACTTCTCGTCTACACTACATTCAGACTCCCCTTGCAACTACTAATCTTACATACGATCGCCCCCTTTCAAAATTGGTGTCTTTTCTGGCTTTCAATAGGGGATTTTCCTCATAGCTCCTAAACACTCgatgacaaaaaaaaactacaCCAATTGGCACAAGGAaaacgaaaaaaaattaatataaataGGGATGGGTTGAACAAACTTCCTTCCCAAAAATTTGTAAACTCTTGTAGATAACACACCACCAATTGAGTATTGAAAATTGTTCCCTTGTCTTTTCTAACCTaaggaagaaaataaataaaaaagggTTTTTCTCTACAAACTTTCacttacaaaaaaaaacaacaacaacaactatcgataaaaaaaaatgtctGCTGATTTCGGTTTGATTGGTTTGGCCGTTATGGGTCAAAACTTGATCCTAAACATTGCTGACCACGGTTACACTGTTGTTGCTTACAACAGATCCGTTGACAAGGTCCACCAATTCTTGGACAACGAAGCCAAGGGTAAGTCCATCATCGGTGCTGAGTCCATCGAGGACTTGGTCGCCAAGTTGAAGAGACCTAGAAAGATCATGATGTTGGTCAAGGCCGGTGCCCCAGTCGACGGTTTGATCGCTCAATTGGTTCCACACTTGGAAAAGGGTGACATCATCATTGACGGTGGTAACTCCCACTTCCCAGACTCTAACAGACGTTACGAGGAGTTGAAGGCCAAGGGTATCTTGTTCGTCGGCTCTGGTGTCTCTGGTGGTGAAGACGGTGCCCGTTACGGTCCATCTTTGATGCCAGGTGGTGCCGAAGAAGCTTGGCCACACATCAAGGAGATCTTCCAATCCATCTCCGCCAAGTCCGACGGTGAGCCATGTTGTGACTGGGTTGGCCCAGCTGGTTCTGGTCACTACGTCAAGATGGTCCACAACGGTATCGAATACGGTGACATGCAGTTGATCTGTGAAGCCTACGACATCATGAAGAGAATCGGTGGTTTCACCGACAAGGAAATCTCCGAAGTCTTCGGCAAGTGGGACACTGGTGTTCTAGACTCTTTCTTGGTCGAAATTACCACCAACATCCTAAAGAAGGACGACGTTGACGGTAAGCCATTGGTTGAAAAGATCATGGACTCTGCTGGTCAAAAGGGTACCGGTAAGTGGACCGCCATCAACGCCTTGGACCTAGGTATGCCAGTCTCTTTGATTGGTGAAGCCGTCTTCGCTAGATGTTTGTCTGCTCTAAAGTGTGAAAGAGTTAAGGCCTCCAAGACTTTGCCAGGCCCAGAAATTCCAAAGGACTTGATCAAGGACAGACAACAATTCATTGACGACTTGGAACAAGCCCTATACGCTTCTAAGATCATCTCCTACGCTCAAGGTTTCATGTTGATCAGAGAAGCCGCTAAGACTTACGGCTGGAAGCTAAACAACCCAGCTATTGCTCTAATGTGGAGAGGTGGTTGTATCATCAGATCCGTCTTCTTGGGTGAAATCACCAAGGCTTACAGAGAAAACCCAGACTTGGAAAACTTGCTATTCCACAAGTTCTTCAAGGACGCCGTCACCAAGGCTCAAGGTGGCTGGAGAAGATCTTTGGCTTTGGCTGCCACTTACGGTATCCCATCCCCAGCCTTCGCCACCGCTTTGTCCTTCTACGATGGTTACAGATCTGAAAGATTGCCAGCTAACTTGTTGCAAGCTCAACGTGACTACTTCGGTGCTCACACTTTCAGAGTCTTGCCAGAATGTGCTTCCGACTCCCTACCAAAGGACAAGGACATCCACATCAACTGGACCGGTCACGGTGGTAACGTCTCTTCTACCACTTACGATGCTTAAACATTTTTAAGATTAAGataaatcaaaattatatcgttttattttttatatccaattaatgtttttgaattttaaCGCTCGGTTAGTTAGGTTTTGATGTTTAATTTTGTCTTAAAAGTGGATCAGACTGCACAGATACCAGTACGAGTCCCTACTTTTGggcaaaagaagaaaatgcaaCAGCGGAAACTGCCCCATCCACTCAAGTAGATGAGTAGGCTCTgctctcttttttttctcaagcttcttttatattatttactaTAGTTTCTTATGTAAGAGAGCTTTGTCAATAtaacaatatattataaagtACAAATTATATTTGCCATGACTTTTTTTGTGTCGCTATGGGGACGAAAATTGCCGCTCTACGACAATAACCGTACgttatcaaaaatataaccAATGACATTAAGAGTCGCTACGCAGAAGGATAGTATTTGTAACTAATAATTCCATGCCTCTGAACCGTCAACAAATATTAAGTTAGTCTGCTTATAGTGTGCATTATGAATATATACACAGCCCCGGAGGCTATCAATATTGTGAATCATCATCCCCAACAGTCAGTAGAGCCTCCCGATGATAATATTTACAAACACAATCAACCACAGTACGCAAAGAAACCCGCTAAGAGAAGTTATCTATATGAGAAATTAAAATCCATTTTTATTGCTCAAAGAAATAGTCCGACCGAACATCAGTCGGATGGGAACCCTTTTTATAAGTCGTGGCTAAGCTTCAAAAAAGGTTTACCATCCAATGAGGACAAAAGTGGCGAGTACGATCAATTCTTAACTAATTTCCAAGATGTGACTATACCTATTGGAATCAGAACACCCTCAATTCGCGTGAATGTTCGCGAGGATCAAAACATTGTACCCACTGATCAGCTAAAACTTAGAGATCTGGAACCAAGTGAGGCTTCTAATCCTGCGCTTGGCACTAATAACATGAATTGGTCTAAACCAGAAATTAATGACCAACAAGACATGACAAAAATAGGCTCTAATGGTGACATAACTAATGAATGGAGAGTTAATAGTATTGGCGATTTATCTTTCAATGCCAACAGAAGTACAAACGGAGATGATGAGGAAAAACCTAAATCTGCGCCAGGTTCCTATGATCCATATCCCAAACAGTTTGACCCTAATACTATAGATATGTCGTCGATGGCAATTGTACAGAACCCAATTTATAGAAGAAATGTCTACCTACAAGccataaaaaaaaggctAAGAGCTATCTCTTCAAAGAGAAGTGAGTTGTGGAAAGCTGAGAGGAAATTACTAAAGGATTTAAGTACCTGGGAAAAGAACCCATATCTAATTGGAACTGTAACACCATCTTTGGTGGATGATATAATAAGTTTGTTTAACAAGGATGTCGAATATGAACAAAGAGTTAGTCAAGCGCTGAAACTATTGGTTGATAGTTTAGGATTTGTATCAAAAAGGGAAACAGAATTGataaatgcaaaaaaagaGCTCAACGCTGTTcttacaaaatataataaatcaaaagaaaaaaaaccagAAACTAACGAAGAATTACAAATACTGAAAGAGCGAGTGATTACAGTACAACAGTCGCTTGAAGTAATTCAATTCCACTATGACCAGTCCATATCGGTATTTGCCAGAAAACAATTCACCAATTTCGGCATCGAGTTATTTGAATCTTGTTCAGGTCTGAAGAATAATGCAGGaaattttatcaaaaattcaTTCACTGAATTAGAGAAAGCAAACGCAGATTGCTTCACAGAAGATTTAGAAAATCTTAGGAGACGCCGGGCACAACAATACTGGTCTACACTACCACCAGAAGATAGAAGAAACCCAATAAAATGGGAAAATCTTAAATCAGGTTTATATGAACACGAAGAttcattattgaa
This is a stretch of genomic DNA from Nakaseomyces glabratus chromosome M, complete sequence. It encodes these proteins:
- a CDS encoding uncharacterized protein (CAGL0M13266g~Protein of unknown function), translating into MYARTVTRAATMGRRYASTARNNNGNPWLSIPFLVVGALGAGAAVVAHYNNEENSGIRKIYKKHRNI
- the SVP26 gene encoding Svp26p (CAGL0M13321g~Ortholog(s) have COPII adaptor activity and role in ER to Golgi vesicle-mediated transport, fungal-type cell wall organization, protein glycosylation, protein retention in Golgi apparatus), yielding MILNILSVIGTVFGFCFLTLSIASGLYYISELVEEHSEPTKRFLYKAIYVIIGILATCWLLDGLSFKLTLLSIVSHLVYRENLKRFPVISLTSVSFIASCVLVVLNHFLWFRYFSKVEIPPQFKFDPTYIPQRRATFAEVASFFCFCVWFVPFSLFVSLSAGDYLLAQSSSDAAVLKLRGVSGEGTHSTHSTRNRNVGLVRVVINSIRGHINTWLQVFGYRRPTEPLL
- the YET1 gene encoding Yet1p (CAGL0M13255g~Ortholog(s) have endoplasmic reticulum, ribosome localization); translation: MSIYFSTLFVILTVEMAILFVLVLPLPHRIRKMLYKTYFQLTSNAQFKTVLYIFAGIIGLLFIDSWKRANIPVTLYHHAKSDDAELNTSTQVLATRAFNQRNVYISGFILYFLIGIPTVLSIVRRLVKYQDHLNDKAKEEGKKGETKTVKDVKKGKSDKVEPSIRELEETLHEKTVSLEGLQTQVENLEKYYDEMNKPLPSKEVPESEKKVQ
- the YNK1 gene encoding nucleoside diphosphate kinase (CAGL0M13277g~Ortholog(s) have NAD binding, nucleoside diphosphate kinase activity), whose protein sequence is MSNNERTFIAIKPDGVQRGLIGKILGRFETRGYKLVGIKLIQADQKLLEQHYAEHIGKPFFGPMTAFMSSGPILATVWEGKDAVKQGRAMLGATNPTQSAPGTIRGDFGIDLGRNVCHGSDSVESANREIGIWFKKEELVEWKPSNLAWIYE
- the SSP1 gene encoding Ssp1p (CAGL0M13365g~Ortholog(s) have role in ascospore wall assembly, ascospore-type prospore membrane assembly and prospore membrane leading edge localization) — encoded protein: MNIYTAPEAINIVNHHPQQSVEPPDDNIYKHNQPQYAKKPAKRSYLYEKLKSIFIAQRNSPTEHQSDGNPFYKSWLSFKKGLPSNEDKSGEYDQFLTNFQDVTIPIGIRTPSIRVNVREDQNIVPTDQLKLRDLEPSEASNPALGTNNMNWSKPEINDQQDMTKIGSNGDITNEWRVNSIGDLSFNANRSTNGDDEEKPKSAPGSYDPYPKQFDPNTIDMSSMAIVQNPIYRRNVYLQAIKKRLRAISSKRSELWKAERKLLKDLSTWEKNPYLIGTVTPSLVDDIISLFNKDVEYEQRVSQALKLLVDSLGFVSKRETELINAKKELNAVLTKYNKSKEKKPETNEELQILKERVITVQQSLEVIQFHYDQSISVFARKQFTNFGIELFESCSGLKNNAGNFIKNSFTELEKANADCFTEDLENLRRRRAQQYWSTLPPEDRRNPIKWENLKSGLYEHEDSLLKIVYSSLPTVYSPNSISKYPLNFDEMPHNFGISEESYIFKSWQELDQEAKNQPTDNADQTQNWKYESHENKHTTNIFDENYRDTSSQTITKMPVNTIEGRTINRDVRVSENRNSNQESTNDSVLKLNEAIKQAEGTLEENGWAANSSSIPGNKENKNES
- the GND1 gene encoding phosphogluconate dehydrogenase (decarboxylating) GND1 (CAGL0M13343g~6-phosphogluconate dehydrogenase) encodes the protein MSADFGLIGLAVMGQNLILNIADHGYTVVAYNRSVDKVHQFLDNEAKGKSIIGAESIEDLVAKLKRPRKIMMLVKAGAPVDGLIAQLVPHLEKGDIIIDGGNSHFPDSNRRYEELKAKGILFVGSGVSGGEDGARYGPSLMPGGAEEAWPHIKEIFQSISAKSDGEPCCDWVGPAGSGHYVKMVHNGIEYGDMQLICEAYDIMKRIGGFTDKEISEVFGKWDTGVLDSFLVEITTNILKKDDVDGKPLVEKIMDSAGQKGTGKWTAINALDLGMPVSLIGEAVFARCLSALKCERVKASKTLPGPEIPKDLIKDRQQFIDDLEQALYASKIISYAQGFMLIREAAKTYGWKLNNPAIALMWRGGCIIRSVFLGEITKAYRENPDLENLLFHKFFKDAVTKAQGGWRRSLALAATYGIPSPAFATALSFYDGYRSERLPANLLQAQRDYFGAHTFRVLPECASDSLPKDKDIHINWTGHGGNVSSTTYDA